AGAGTTGGAGGAATTTAGTAATATCTTTGCTTCAAGTATTTTAACGCTGAAAGGAAAGAGATAATTTTACATTTTGATATGTAATTTTTATATTTGCTTTTTGCATTTTGCTCTTTGGAGGAAATCCCTTTTGGACACCAAATCTGCATAGATTTCACTATTAGAGTTATTGTCAGACACTACCGAAATTTTTTACTTAACCTTAACCTTTAATTCAATAGGCGGGATAGCTCAGACGGTAGAGCGACGGACTGAAAATCCGTGCGTCCCCAGTTCGATTCTGGGTCCCGCCACCATTTGAAAAAAATCGGCACTCTCCCCCATTTCACTGGCCCATTACCCAATGGTTGGACAGCAATTCTCATTATGACAGAAATTGTGTAAAAAAGGGGAAAGGGAGAAAATGGAGAAGGAGAAATGGAGAAAGTGATTAAAATTAGTCACGAATAGACCGAATTAATCCTAATAATCCTATGTTTCGTGCTTATTCGTGTCCTATTAGTGGTTATATTTTCTCCCTATTCTCCAATTCTCCTTGCTTACACATTTTCATAATTAGAATTGCTGATGGTTGGAAATTTTTCTTGACTTTTTTTCCCCTTAATGGTATCATTTTAAAACTATCTATAATAAAAGCCACAAATTGGTCTATAGCAGTTATTAGTCAAAATTTTACTCAGAGTGGATAAGGGAAAAATCCCAAATCCCAAGCACCAAATCTCAAATAAACACCAAATTCCACATACCAAAAAGCGAATTAGAGATTAGTGAATTAGAGATTAGATTTTACTAATTCGCTTAATTCACTAATTCACTAAATAGAATTTGGAATTTGTGATTTGGAATTTCATAGCCATATCTATGTCAAATTTCGATTAATAAGTGCTATATTTACCAAAAAAGGAGGATTATTAACCTATGTCAGCCAAAATAATAGATGGCAATGCCATTGCCGAACAAATTCGACAAGAGGTAACTCAAGAAGTAGCAGAATTAAAATTAAAGGGAATTACCCCGGGATTAGCGACTGTTCTGGTTGGAGAAGACCCGGCATCACAGGTTTATGTGCGAAATAAAGGTAAGGCGTGTGAAAAGGTAGGAATTTACTCTGAACAACATACACTCCCTGCCACGATAAAAGAAGATGAATTACTAAAATTGATTGAGACACTCAATAACAACCCTAAGATAAATGGTATCCTGGTCCAATTACCCCTTCCAAAACATATTAACGAAATTTTGGTATTGAATGCTATCTCTCCAGATAAAGATGTTGATGGTTTTCATCCAGTAAATGTGGGGAAATTCTTTACCGTGAAGGATTTTGAGGAAATGGTTAGACAAGGATTATTTCTCCCCTGTACACCACATGGGGTGA
This region of bacterium genomic DNA includes:
- the folD gene encoding bifunctional methylenetetrahydrofolate dehydrogenase/methenyltetrahydrofolate cyclohydrolase FolD, which translates into the protein MSAKIIDGNAIAEQIRQEVTQEVAELKLKGITPGLATVLVGEDPASQVYVRNKGKACEKVGIYSEQHTLPATIKEDELLKLIETLNNNPKINGILVQLPLPKHINEILVLNAISPDKDVDGFHPVNVGKFFTVKDFEEMVRQGLFLPCTPHGVIELLIRSGVNLSGLEAVVVGRSNIVGKPVAMLLLANNATVTICHSRTKDLTEVCQRADVLVAAIGKPQFIKADMVKEGVVLIDVGVNRIPDSTSEKGFRLVGDVDFEQVKEKASMITPVPGGVGPMTITMLLVNTVKSAKNQAEM